A DNA window from Helianthus annuus cultivar XRQ/B chromosome 15, HanXRQr2.0-SUNRISE, whole genome shotgun sequence contains the following coding sequences:
- the LOC110912256 gene encoding PHD finger protein EHD3 isoform X3 has product MKAADGSVPNQDNHLLSFDASTYEPGECSLRPCSNGHENSLAGCSQNTCMTHKESGFTPVIKKSLDNVERSDNQTNSSAPEPSRDMSCGLSKQSEGSTHSELCFGALSDILNSDKFSQVCGLLLKNFGVVNVNQVLNIDAISSKMKNGAYETSPVLCVKDIQQVWTKLQQVGNEMVTLANNLSDISRAHYDQCFRKPHATEAGGCQRCGEKAEVKNCLVCDSCEDVYHLSCTELVGTEIPLNWYCASCVSNGAGSPHDNCVVCEKLKASASVPLVNGVSTNEQSQDVPNLHDVTDENQSSNICFMCKSEVKIGDDYKRCGHSLCGHKFYHAKCLTSKQLVVCGPCWYCPSCLCRRCLVDKDDDQIVLCDGCDEAYHIYCTLPQLLSIPKGSWFCRKCDRKVKGINTMKRVYESMQKKVKIEDGLEKAEREATDEREGIDMLVTAAKTLGSSDAFWNTRSNIL; this is encoded by the exons ATGAAGGCTGCTGATGGTAGTGTTCCCAATCAAGATAATCACTTGTTGAGTTTTGATGCATCTACGTACGAACCGGGTGAATGCTCTCTTAGACCTTGTAGCAATGGGCATGAAAATAGTCTTGCGGGATGCAGCCAAAACACTTGTATGACTCATAAAGAAAGTGGTTTTACGCCTGTGATTAAG aaatcCCTCGATAATGTTGAAAGAAGTGACAATCAAACAAATAGTTCTGCTCCAGAACCTTCTCGTGACATGTCTTGTGGATTGTCAAAACAATCAGAAGGTTCTACACACTCTGAGTTGTGTTTCGGTGCGTTATCCGACATTCTAAACTCGGACAAATTCTCTCAAGTATGTGGTTTACTTCTCAAGAATTTTGGTGTTGTTAATGTTAATCAAGTTTTGAACATCGATGCTATAAGCTCGAAGATGAAAAATGGAGCTTATGAAACTTCACCAGTGCTTTGCGTTAAAGATATCCAACAG GTATGGACAAAGCTTCAACAAGTTGGCAATGAGATGGTTACACTTGCAAATAATCTTTCTGACATATCTAGGGCTCATTACGATCAG TGTTTTAGGAAACCACACGCAACCGAAGCTGGCGGCTGCCAGAGATGCGGAGAAAAAGCAGAAGTCAAAAACTGTTTAGTTTGCGATTCGTGTGAAGACGTATACCATCTCTCTTGTACAGAGCTCGTAGGTACCGAAATTCCTCTAAATTGGTATTGTGCAAGCTGCGTTTCGAACGGAGCGGGATCGCCTCATGATAATTGCGTAGTCTGTGAGAAGCTGAAGGCGTCTGCTTCCGTACCACTTGTTAACGGTGTTTCAACAAACGAGCAATCACAAGACGTACCAAATCTGCATGATGTAACTGATGAAAACCAAAGTTCGAACATATGTTTCATGTGCAAATCCGAGGTGAAGATTGGAGACGATTATAAAAGGTGCGGGCATTCTTTATGTGGTCACAAGTTCTATCACGCCAAATGCCTAACAAGCAAGCAGTTGGTTGTGTGCGGCCCGTGTTGGTACTGCCCGTCTTGTCTATGTAGACGCTGCCTTGTGGACAAAGATGACGATCAGATTGTTCTTTGTGACGGTTGTGATGAGGCGTATCATATCTACTGTACGTTACCGCAACTCCTTTCTATTCCGAAAGGAAGTTGGTTTTGTAGGAAGTGTGATAGGAAAGTGAAGGGAATTAATACGATGAAAAGGGTGTATGAGAGTATGCAAAAGAAGGTGAAAATAGAAGATGGGTTAGAGAAAGCGGAACGTGAAGCAACGGATGAACGCGAAGGGATAGACATGCTTGTAACTGCAGCTAAAACACTAGGTTCCTCGGATGCCTTTTGGAATACGCGATCAAACATATTGTAG
- the LOC110912256 gene encoding PHD finger protein EHD3 isoform X1, with amino-acid sequence MIQENEATKDNCNGGVSFREGSSSEGLRFYKRRKRIKMSDSDDKMKAADGSVPNQDNHLLSFDASTYEPGECSLRPCSNGHENSLAGCSQNTCMTHKESGFTPVIKKSLDNVERSDNQTNSSAPEPSRDMSCGLSKQSEGSTHSELCFGALSDILNSDKFSQVCGLLLKNFGVVNVNQVLNIDAISSKMKNGAYETSPVLCVKDIQQVWTKLQQVGNEMVTLANNLSDISRAHYDQCFRKPHATEAGGCQRCGEKAEVKNCLVCDSCEDVYHLSCTELVGTEIPLNWYCASCVSNGAGSPHDNCVVCEKLKASASVPLVNGVSTNEQSQDVPNLHDVTDENQSSNICFMCKSEVKIGDDYKRCGHSLCGHKFYHAKCLTSKQLVVCGPCWYCPSCLCRRCLVDKDDDQIVLCDGCDEAYHIYCTLPQLLSIPKGSWFCRKCDRKVKGINTMKRVYESMQKKVKIEDGLEKAEREATDEREGIDMLVTAAKTLGSSDAFWNTRSNIL; translated from the exons ATGATTCAGGAGAATGAAGCCACGAAAGATAACTGTAACGGTGGCGTTAGTTTCCGTGAGGGGAGTTCTTCGGAGGGATTAAGGTTCTATAAGAGGAGAAAACGTATCAAGATGAGTGATTCAGATGATAAG ATGAAGGCTGCTGATGGTAGTGTTCCCAATCAAGATAATCACTTGTTGAGTTTTGATGCATCTACGTACGAACCGGGTGAATGCTCTCTTAGACCTTGTAGCAATGGGCATGAAAATAGTCTTGCGGGATGCAGCCAAAACACTTGTATGACTCATAAAGAAAGTGGTTTTACGCCTGTGATTAAG aaatcCCTCGATAATGTTGAAAGAAGTGACAATCAAACAAATAGTTCTGCTCCAGAACCTTCTCGTGACATGTCTTGTGGATTGTCAAAACAATCAGAAGGTTCTACACACTCTGAGTTGTGTTTCGGTGCGTTATCCGACATTCTAAACTCGGACAAATTCTCTCAAGTATGTGGTTTACTTCTCAAGAATTTTGGTGTTGTTAATGTTAATCAAGTTTTGAACATCGATGCTATAAGCTCGAAGATGAAAAATGGAGCTTATGAAACTTCACCAGTGCTTTGCGTTAAAGATATCCAACAG GTATGGACAAAGCTTCAACAAGTTGGCAATGAGATGGTTACACTTGCAAATAATCTTTCTGACATATCTAGGGCTCATTACGATCAG TGTTTTAGGAAACCACACGCAACCGAAGCTGGCGGCTGCCAGAGATGCGGAGAAAAAGCAGAAGTCAAAAACTGTTTAGTTTGCGATTCGTGTGAAGACGTATACCATCTCTCTTGTACAGAGCTCGTAGGTACCGAAATTCCTCTAAATTGGTATTGTGCAAGCTGCGTTTCGAACGGAGCGGGATCGCCTCATGATAATTGCGTAGTCTGTGAGAAGCTGAAGGCGTCTGCTTCCGTACCACTTGTTAACGGTGTTTCAACAAACGAGCAATCACAAGACGTACCAAATCTGCATGATGTAACTGATGAAAACCAAAGTTCGAACATATGTTTCATGTGCAAATCCGAGGTGAAGATTGGAGACGATTATAAAAGGTGCGGGCATTCTTTATGTGGTCACAAGTTCTATCACGCCAAATGCCTAACAAGCAAGCAGTTGGTTGTGTGCGGCCCGTGTTGGTACTGCCCGTCTTGTCTATGTAGACGCTGCCTTGTGGACAAAGATGACGATCAGATTGTTCTTTGTGACGGTTGTGATGAGGCGTATCATATCTACTGTACGTTACCGCAACTCCTTTCTATTCCGAAAGGAAGTTGGTTTTGTAGGAAGTGTGATAGGAAAGTGAAGGGAATTAATACGATGAAAAGGGTGTATGAGAGTATGCAAAAGAAGGTGAAAATAGAAGATGGGTTAGAGAAAGCGGAACGTGAAGCAACGGATGAACGCGAAGGGATAGACATGCTTGTAACTGCAGCTAAAACACTAGGTTCCTCGGATGCCTTTTGGAATACGCGATCAAACATATTGTAG
- the LOC110910132 gene encoding zinc finger MYM-type protein 5-like, with the protein MGEDDANVNVDEANMGEGDINANLNEANMGEDDVNVNVDEPNVSEDDVSVDVDEANVGEDDANGNPSIDIFDPRTWDSLNPNLKNELVKKGPKRELTIDKGTMDKDGRRFSKVMYTRILSNRETREREWLVYSKELDKLFCFCCKLFKQGHPKGGLDNEGYADWRHASQGLKAHEVSFEHLKNMHEVSFEHLKNMHQWFDMHQRFEMRQRLYIYSFRENYSY; encoded by the coding sequence ATGGGTGAAGATGATGCTAATGTTAATGTGGATGAAGCTAATATGGGTGAAGGTGATATCAATGCTAATTTGAATGAAGCTAATATGGGTGAAGATGATGTTAATGTTAATGTGGATGAACCTAATGTGAGTGAAGATGATGTTAGTGTGGATGTGGATGAAGCAAATGTGGGTGAAGATGATGCTAATGGTAATCCTAGTATTGATATTTTTGATCCTAGAACTTGGGATTCGCTTAATCCTAACTTGAAAAATGAATTGGTTAAAAAAGGTCCAAAAAGAGAGTTGACTATTGATAAGGGTACCATGGATAAAGATGGAAGACGATTTTCTAAAGTCATGTATACTAGAATTCTATCAAACAGGGAGACACGTGAAAGAGAATGGCTAGTATATTCAAAAGAGCTTGACAAACTCTTTTGTTTTTGTTGTAAACTTTTTAAACAAGGGCATCCGAAAGGTGGGTTAGATAACGAAGGTTATGCGGATTGGAGGCATGCTTCTCAAGGTCTTAAAGCGCATGAAGTTAGCTTTGAACATCTCAAGAATATGCATGAAGTTAGCTTTGAACATCTCAAGAATATGCATCAATGGTTTGATATGCATCAAAGGTTTGAAATGCGCCAAAGGTTATACATTTACTCGTTTCGCGAAAATTACTCTTAttaa
- the LOC110912256 gene encoding PHD finger protein EHD3 isoform X2, with amino-acid sequence MKLMKAADGSVPNQDNHLLSFDASTYEPGECSLRPCSNGHENSLAGCSQNTCMTHKESGFTPVIKKSLDNVERSDNQTNSSAPEPSRDMSCGLSKQSEGSTHSELCFGALSDILNSDKFSQVCGLLLKNFGVVNVNQVLNIDAISSKMKNGAYETSPVLCVKDIQQVWTKLQQVGNEMVTLANNLSDISRAHYDQCFRKPHATEAGGCQRCGEKAEVKNCLVCDSCEDVYHLSCTELVGTEIPLNWYCASCVSNGAGSPHDNCVVCEKLKASASVPLVNGVSTNEQSQDVPNLHDVTDENQSSNICFMCKSEVKIGDDYKRCGHSLCGHKFYHAKCLTSKQLVVCGPCWYCPSCLCRRCLVDKDDDQIVLCDGCDEAYHIYCTLPQLLSIPKGSWFCRKCDRKVKGINTMKRVYESMQKKVKIEDGLEKAEREATDEREGIDMLVTAAKTLGSSDAFWNTRSNIL; translated from the exons ATGAAACTG ATGAAGGCTGCTGATGGTAGTGTTCCCAATCAAGATAATCACTTGTTGAGTTTTGATGCATCTACGTACGAACCGGGTGAATGCTCTCTTAGACCTTGTAGCAATGGGCATGAAAATAGTCTTGCGGGATGCAGCCAAAACACTTGTATGACTCATAAAGAAAGTGGTTTTACGCCTGTGATTAAG aaatcCCTCGATAATGTTGAAAGAAGTGACAATCAAACAAATAGTTCTGCTCCAGAACCTTCTCGTGACATGTCTTGTGGATTGTCAAAACAATCAGAAGGTTCTACACACTCTGAGTTGTGTTTCGGTGCGTTATCCGACATTCTAAACTCGGACAAATTCTCTCAAGTATGTGGTTTACTTCTCAAGAATTTTGGTGTTGTTAATGTTAATCAAGTTTTGAACATCGATGCTATAAGCTCGAAGATGAAAAATGGAGCTTATGAAACTTCACCAGTGCTTTGCGTTAAAGATATCCAACAG GTATGGACAAAGCTTCAACAAGTTGGCAATGAGATGGTTACACTTGCAAATAATCTTTCTGACATATCTAGGGCTCATTACGATCAG TGTTTTAGGAAACCACACGCAACCGAAGCTGGCGGCTGCCAGAGATGCGGAGAAAAAGCAGAAGTCAAAAACTGTTTAGTTTGCGATTCGTGTGAAGACGTATACCATCTCTCTTGTACAGAGCTCGTAGGTACCGAAATTCCTCTAAATTGGTATTGTGCAAGCTGCGTTTCGAACGGAGCGGGATCGCCTCATGATAATTGCGTAGTCTGTGAGAAGCTGAAGGCGTCTGCTTCCGTACCACTTGTTAACGGTGTTTCAACAAACGAGCAATCACAAGACGTACCAAATCTGCATGATGTAACTGATGAAAACCAAAGTTCGAACATATGTTTCATGTGCAAATCCGAGGTGAAGATTGGAGACGATTATAAAAGGTGCGGGCATTCTTTATGTGGTCACAAGTTCTATCACGCCAAATGCCTAACAAGCAAGCAGTTGGTTGTGTGCGGCCCGTGTTGGTACTGCCCGTCTTGTCTATGTAGACGCTGCCTTGTGGACAAAGATGACGATCAGATTGTTCTTTGTGACGGTTGTGATGAGGCGTATCATATCTACTGTACGTTACCGCAACTCCTTTCTATTCCGAAAGGAAGTTGGTTTTGTAGGAAGTGTGATAGGAAAGTGAAGGGAATTAATACGATGAAAAGGGTGTATGAGAGTATGCAAAAGAAGGTGAAAATAGAAGATGGGTTAGAGAAAGCGGAACGTGAAGCAACGGATGAACGCGAAGGGATAGACATGCTTGTAACTGCAGCTAAAACACTAGGTTCCTCGGATGCCTTTTGGAATACGCGATCAAACATATTGTAG
- the LOC110914069 gene encoding leucine-rich repeat extensin-like protein 5, giving the protein MISLLNQHVSKEREKGVRIRLDYDESRAGNRYLLNQLRHDLPALDESEPLLSPGPPPPPSSRSQPTTSRFEAGSQANMPPRVRGRGGRGKTPIVTRNDHEAGPSYWRTPSPSLGSSPHEDWRPYLEPARRSVSLSSSPSYHHSFGPQQEHEPNNSHYSYIPLQRSGSHNSFQNLTPYFQSRFNPMNQIEEPEGQNPLGPADHFSEYQNMDVDDDPDPEMPPSGTPMHPIEISSGSSFHGSPYRGPDIWAKRWSTYKWEYTLPHRNSPPHQQVPSEDPHFQAVTPPPPPAPEQPPPPEPSRRRSARMSMRGSFHFSTPQHSSNYPPLYEDPQMGGPSNAVTEVDSAPVAPAPPPIAYENPIPSYPGAAGYSPFEQQAY; this is encoded by the exons ATGATATCCCTTCTCAACCAGCATGTGAGCAAAGAAAGGGAGAAAGGGGTAAGAATAAGGTTAGACTATGATGAGTCTAGGGCTGGCAATAG ATACCTGTTAAACCAgctaagacacgatttgccagccctTGATGAGTCTGAACCTTTGCTATCACCGggaccaccaccacctccttcgAGCCGCTCACAACCTACAACATCTCGCTTTGAAGCTG GATCACAAGCAAACATGCCACCAAGAGTGAGAGGACGTGGAGGACGAGGAAAAACACCGATTGTGACTAGGAACGATCACGAAGCTGGGCCATCTTACTGGCGCACACCCTCCCCATCACTTGGATCAAGTCCTCATGAAGACTGGAGGCCATACCTTGAGCCTGCGAGACGCTCTGTCTCGCTTAGCTCCTCACCATCTTACCATCATTCCTTTGGGCCGCAGCAGGAGCACGAGCCCAACAACTCTCACTATTCTTACATTCCTCTGCAGCGATCGGGTTCACACAATTCCTTCCAGAACCTAACACCCTActttcagagccggttcaacccgatGAACCAGATTGAAGAACCAGAGGGCCAAAACCCTTTGGGACCAGCTGACCATTTTTCCGAGTACCAAAACATGGATGTGGACGATGATCCAGATCCTGAGATGCCGCCATCTGGGACGCCGATGCATCCCATCGAGATTTCTAGCGGATCATCCTTTCATGGTTCGCCTTACAGGGGCCCTGATATCTGGGCCAAACGATGGAGCACGTACAAGTGGGAGTATACTCTCCCTCACCGCAACTCACCACCACACCAACAGGTCCCTTCTGAGGACCCACATTTTCAGGCGGtcacgccaccgccaccaccagcgCCAGAGCAGCCACCGCCTCCAGAACCATCTAGGCGGAGAAGTGCACGGATGTCCATGCGTGGGAGTTTTCACTTCAGCACCCCCCAACACTCCTCCAACTACCCGCCACTCTATGAAGACCCGCaaatgggtgggccttcaaacGCAGTTACTGAAGTCGACTCCGCACCAGTCGCACCAGCACCACCGCCCATAGCTTACGAAAACCCAATTCCATCATACCCAGGTGCAGCTGGGTATAGCCCGTTTGAGCAGCAAGcttactga